Part of the Actinomyces howellii genome, ACGCACGCCTGTCCTGGAACCTGTCCTAGAACCCGAGCCTGGCCAGCGCCTTGGGGTCGGACTGCCAGTCCTTGGCGGTGCGCACGTGGAGGTCGAGGTAGACCTTGCGGCCGACGAGCTCCTCGATGCCGCGGCGGGCGGCCACCCCGATCTCCTTGAGGCGTGCTCCTCCTCGGCCGATGATGATGGCCTTCTGGGAGTCGCGCTCGACGACGAGGCTCACGCGCACCTGGAGGCGCTGTCCCGCGCCCTTGACGGCGGAGCCGTCGTGGTCGGCGGCCTGCGGGTCGACGATCTCGTCGACGACGACCGCCAGGGAGTGCGGCAGCTCGTCGCGCACGCCCTCGAGGGCGGCCTCGCGGACGAGCTCGGCGATCATGACCGCCTGCGGCTCGTCGGTGACCTCACCGGTGGGGTACAGGGGCGGCGAGGGCGGCAGGTGGGAGATGAGGACCTCGGCCAGGACGTCGACCTGCTCACCGGCGACCGCCGAGACCGGGACGATGTCCGCCCAGTCCCCCAGCGCGTCGACCGCGAGCAGCTGGGCGGCCAGGCGCGCGCGCGGGACGGTGTCGGACTTGGTGACCACTGCGACGACCGGGGTGCCCAGCTCGGCGACGTCCCGGGCGATGTAGCGGTCCCCCGGACCGACCTTCTCGTCGGCCGGGACGCACAGCGCG contains:
- the era gene encoding GTPase Era — encoded protein: MTDETTDKTTDDTSGRAAVFRFPSDEELMAGPNALEADTDDDPEAQGPASARAEILVPEVPEGYRAGFACLVGRPNAGKSTLTNALVGTKVAITSGRPQTTRHNVRGVVHRDDAQLVLVDTPGLHRPRTLLGKRLNNLVRETLTDVDVIALCVPADEKVGPGDRYIARDVAELGTPVVAVVTKSDTVPRARLAAQLLAVDALGDWADIVPVSAVAGEQVDVLAEVLISHLPPSPPLYPTGEVTDEPQAVMIAELVREAALEGVRDELPHSLAVVVDEIVDPQAADHDGSAVKGAGQRLQVRVSLVVERDSQKAIIIGRGGARLKEIGVAARRGIEELVGRKVYLDLHVRTAKDWQSDPKALARLGF